A segment of the Nostoc sp. TCL26-01 genome:
AATCAAAATCGTCACTCTTTGTTAACTTGGTTGAAACCCAAAAGAGAATTTATTCTTATTTGGAATTTCGCCATCAAAAATTTAAACACCGGGGTTTTTCAATGCAAGTAATTCAAAAAATCTACTGCCCAAATTGTGGCAGCAATGCTGAACGCTATTATATTGCAGATAGTCAATTATGTCGGACACAATGCCCAAGTTGTGATTACTTGATGATTAGCTGCACGCGCACGGGTAGAGTGATTGAAGCTTATGCTCCTGGTATTCATCTACATCGCTAAATGTTTAATAAATTGCGGAAATTTTTCCTATTACTTCACTAAAAGCTGATGAAGAATAACATCAAAGCATCTACTACGCCAACAAGTTTTGATGTGAAGTAATTAAGCTGAAAAATACTTAGTCACACTATAAAAATAGTATAATCTGCTAATCACGCAGTAGACTAAACAAATTATCTTGTGACACCTAAAAATTCTTGGGATGCAGGCTTATATCAAGATAAACACGCCTTCGTGTGGCAATATGGCGAAGACTTGCTGAAATTGCTCAATCCTGAAGTGGGAGAGTTAATTTTAGATTTGGGTTGTGGAACTGGACAACTGACAGAAAAAATTGCCCAGTTTGGTACAGAGGTGTGGGGAATTGATAGTGCAGCAACGATGATTGCTCAAGCAAAACAAAACTATCCTCATTTGCGTTTTGATGTTGCTGATGCGCGCAACTTTCGTGTAGATAAGCCTGTGGATGCAGTATTTTCAAACGCTACGCTGCATTGGGTAAAGGAAGCGGAAGCAGCGATCGCCTGCATACATCAAGCATTAAAATCAGGAGGGAGGTTTGTGGCTGAGTTTGGTGGTAAAGGGAATGTCCAGCATATCCTCACAGCTTTACACCATGCGCTACAAACCCTCGGTATCTCCAACCTCCAAGCGATGAATCCCTGGTATTTTCCCAGCATTGGTGAATACGCTACCATACTAGAAGCACAAGGCTTTGATGTTATCTATGCTAATTTATTCGACCGTCCCACTCTTTTAACTGAGGGTGAAGCTGGTATGGCAAACTGGATACAAATGTTTGCTGGTGCTTTTTTGACAGAGTTATCTGCTGAACAACAAACACAGGTAATTGACGCAGTGGAAAAGTCTTTGCAAACAAAACTGTATCACAAAGGAACTTGGACAGCAGATTATCGACGAATTAGGATAGTTGCTATTAAAAATTAATGACTCAAAGCTGACAACTAACTAATGACTGAAAATTATGCTAGGACATAAACTTATCTTATTACTCACGTTCATACTGAGTAATATTGCATTTTTACCAATTGCATCTACTTTAGCTCAAACATCATCAGTACCCCTACCTTCAGATGCTCCTTTAGAGTTAGATTTATTGACTCAGCCCAAGAATGTAATTACAGCTAGCACTATTAATCTATCAGGATTAACTACACCTAGTTTGTGGTGGGCAAAAGAAAATTCGGAAAGTAAGCTATTAGATAATTGGATAGCATATCCAGCATCAGATACAGAACCTGCCAGAGTAGATTTAATTGTCAATCAGCAAATTTGGACTTTACTTGATTATTTAGAACGGTATGATTTTGTCAACCGCTTGGGTAGTAGCGCCAGAAAAGATGGTTATAATATCCGAGTTTTTAATTATCAAAAAGAACAGTTAGCAAGTTATACCTGTGACTTTAAGTCCAATTCCACAAACTGCAATATTAGTTTGAATGCTCAATATAAGTTACGCCGTCCTCAATAAACTGCTAAATAATTAACCAAGCGACTAAACCCCAAAAAGGGATAAATCTAAGCCAACGTTTTCTACTCCCGATTGGCTCAATTTCTCCGATGATTACTGCTTGGAAGATAGCAAATAAAATCAAATCTACACAAAAGGCAATAGTCAGGCGATCGCTCATTAAACGCGCTAAAAAATAATTATATCGTTCGGCTAAACTTCCCACTTCTGACCTACCAAAAAATAACCAAAATATAGCCATAGTTCCAACTATTAACCCTACACAACCCAATATCCGCGCCAGTAAATTTTTCTGCGGACTTTCTTTTTCCCATACCAGAGGATTTATAGCACGTACAGCCATGTAGGGAATCAAGAAGGTATTAGTCAAAAACATTGCCAAACCCCAAATCAAGAATTTTGGCAGTTTTTCACCTCTAGAATCAGCTAACATCAATGGTAAAAACATCAACATCCAAGCCTCTGCTAAGTTGAAAAGAGATTCTAGCCAAGGATGAACAATGACTATGGGAATATTTGCCACACCCACAGCATTAAGAATAGGCAAAATAAAAAAGAAGTTGAGTGATTCATGCCAAATTTCTTGTAAAGTCTGGGGTTGAATTGCCCAAACTGGTTCTCCTGGGAGTAACTGCCCTGGTGGTGATAGTAAGAGAATATATATGTAAAGCGCTGAAAGTAGCCAAAGTAATTGAGAAATGAGACGCTGCTCATTTGGGCGTGAATTAGGTTTGTGAGATGGTGTCATGGCGTTGAATATTTTCTGAGAAATATCACCTGTAATAATTTTTCCATTAAAATTTACGAAGTAAAGGCAAAGTGTTAACCATGACTACTGAAACCAAACTGCCAGGAAACATCCACAATCACAGTTCCTCGGATAGCTTAAATAACGAGCAACTGCAAACAGAGACAGGAACATTCTCATGGACAAAGCAGTGGTATCCCCTAGCTGTGGTAGAGTATCTTGACCCTGGGCGTACCCATGCCATGCAATTACTAGGCAAAGATATTGTCTTGTGGCGTGATGGTTCTGGTCAATGGCGTTGCTTTGAAGATTTCTGTCCTCATCGCTTAGTCCCGCTTTCCGAGGGGCGAGTTGAAGCCGATGGTACATTATTATGTGCTTATCATGCTTGGCGTTTTGATGGTGAAGGCAACTGTGTAAATATTCCCCAATCTCAAGATAAACAGACAGCAGCCAAGCATTGTGAAAATCAGAAATCCTGTGCGGTGACTTATCCTACCCAAGAAAATCAGGGGTTATTGTGGGTGTGGGCGGAAACAGGTGAACAAGCAAAGGTAGAAAGCCAATTACGCCAACCCCGCATTGTTCCAGAACTGGAAGATAAATCGGGTAGGGTAGTGCAGTATTTTTGGAACTTCCGCGATTTACCCTATGGTTGGGATTACTTCATGGAAAACGTTTCAGATCCTGCCCATGTTCCAGTCTCTCATCATGGGATTGTAGGCGATCGCTACAAAGATGCCAAGTACTACGATATGCTGCCTGTGCGGAAAATATCTACTCAAGATGGGTTTGCTTTTGAAATTCAAACTCAACCAGGCGATACCCCAACAGGAATTCATGACTTCCAACCCCCCTGTCACATGAGAATCGCCTCGACTCCCAAAGATGGTGGACAATTGATTCTGGCTTTGTACGCGACACCAACTCGTCCTGGTTGGTGTCGTCACATTGGTTGTCAGATATTTGTCAAAAATAACCAAGGGAAAATGCCCCAAGGTTTATCTTTCTTTGGGCTACCATTACCTACATGGTTAGGTCATGTGTTAGCATCTCTATTCCTACATCAAGACATGGTATTTCTGCATTACCAGGAAAAAACTATTGTCCAGAGAAGAAAGGGTAAATGGCTAGGTGCAGTCTTTACACCCAATCCTCAAGACAAGATGGTAATCACATTTCGTCAGTGGTTGGAAAAACGGGCTGGTGGTGGTATCCCTTGGGCGGAGGGATATAGTAACGATTTCCCAGCAGTTAAAGATAAGCAAAAACTCTTTGATGTGTGGACAACCCACACTCAACACTGTACAGTCTGTCAAGATGCTTTAAAAAATATTCATCGTCTGACGGTGTTTGCTTACGTAGTTGCGGCCTTATGCTTATTTCTAGCGGTAATCATAGATGCCAGAACAGTAGCAGGTGCATCTATATTCACAATTCCTCCCAGAGAATTTTGGCTAGCCTTGGGAGCCAGTATCTTGTTAGCTATGGGAGGATATCAGTTGCACAGGTTTAGTCGATTATTTTATGTCTACGAGTTTGAACACGCTCGCAATGATTAAAATGATCAAAAGGATGGACAATGCTGCCCATCCTTAACCAAGATAATTCTGGGATTTGATTAACCCCGTGCAATCCCTTCTTCCCGTGCTGCACGTTGGACAGCAGCAGCCACGGCGGTGACAACACGCTCATCAAAGACGGAAGGAATGATATGTTCCCGATGTAAGTCTGAGGGGTTGACTAAGGAAGCGATCGCACTAGCGGCTTCTAAGTACATCGTCGTAGTAATTGTCTGGGCGCGACAATCTAAAGCACCACGGAAGACTCCAGGGAAGGCTAAAACGTTATTGATTTGGTTAGGATAATCACTGCGTCCTGTCGCAATTACTGCCACATCTTTACTAACTAATTCTGGCTGAATCTCAGGAATGGGATTAGCCATAGCAAAGACAATCGGGTCTTTAGCCATAGATTTGACCATTTCTGGTGTCAATACTCCAGGAGCGCTCACACCAATAAACACATCTGCCCCTTGCACTGCACCAGCTAAAGTTCCTTGGGCTTTGACAGCAAATTCTTGTTTCTCTTCGTTCAAATCTGTGCGAGTATTAGAGATAATACCTTTGGAGTCGCACATCCAAATTTTATCAGCCCCGGCTTTCCGTAGTAACCGCGCGATCGCCACACCAGCCGCACCCGCACCGTTAATGACAATGCGGATTTCTGCCATTGATTTCTGCACTAATTTTAAGGCGTTAAACAAGGCTGCTAAGGTGACAATGGCTGTACCATGTTGATCATCATGAAAAACTGGGATATCCAATTCTTGCCGTAATCTCTGCTCAATTTCAAAGCAGCGTGGTGCAGCAATATCTTCTAAGTTTACTCCCCCAAACACAGGAGCAATATTTTTCACAGCTTGGATAATCTCTTCTGTATT
Coding sequences within it:
- a CDS encoding replication restart DNA helicase PriA; the protein is MQVIQKIYCPNCGSNAERYYIADSQLCRTQCPSCDYLMISCTRTGRVIEAYAPGIHLHR
- a CDS encoding trans-aconitate 2-methyltransferase, which produces MTPKNSWDAGLYQDKHAFVWQYGEDLLKLLNPEVGELILDLGCGTGQLTEKIAQFGTEVWGIDSAATMIAQAKQNYPHLRFDVADARNFRVDKPVDAVFSNATLHWVKEAEAAIACIHQALKSGGRFVAEFGGKGNVQHILTALHHALQTLGISNLQAMNPWYFPSIGEYATILEAQGFDVIYANLFDRPTLLTEGEAGMANWIQMFAGAFLTELSAEQQTQVIDAVEKSLQTKLYHKGTWTADYRRIRIVAIKN
- a CDS encoding Rieske 2Fe-2S domain-containing protein, translated to MTTETKLPGNIHNHSSSDSLNNEQLQTETGTFSWTKQWYPLAVVEYLDPGRTHAMQLLGKDIVLWRDGSGQWRCFEDFCPHRLVPLSEGRVEADGTLLCAYHAWRFDGEGNCVNIPQSQDKQTAAKHCENQKSCAVTYPTQENQGLLWVWAETGEQAKVESQLRQPRIVPELEDKSGRVVQYFWNFRDLPYGWDYFMENVSDPAHVPVSHHGIVGDRYKDAKYYDMLPVRKISTQDGFAFEIQTQPGDTPTGIHDFQPPCHMRIASTPKDGGQLILALYATPTRPGWCRHIGCQIFVKNNQGKMPQGLSFFGLPLPTWLGHVLASLFLHQDMVFLHYQEKTIVQRRKGKWLGAVFTPNPQDKMVITFRQWLEKRAGGGIPWAEGYSNDFPAVKDKQKLFDVWTTHTQHCTVCQDALKNIHRLTVFAYVVAALCLFLAVIIDARTVAGASIFTIPPREFWLALGASILLAMGGYQLHRFSRLFYVYEFEHARND
- a CDS encoding malic enzyme-like NAD(P)-binding protein — its product is MADLTPNSSFSVTLRLQIPNRVGMLASITQAIATSGGNLGQIDLIEQTRQISIRDLTVDAASTEHAETIVQAVKAIADIKLLSVYDRTFNLHRGGKISITSRIPLKSVSDLAMAYTPGVGRVCTAIAQDPAEVYNLTIKQNTVAIVTDGSAVLGLGNLGPHAALPVMEGKAMLFKEFAGLDAFPICLATQNTEEIIQAVKNIAPVFGGVNLEDIAAPRCFEIEQRLRQELDIPVFHDDQHGTAIVTLAALFNALKLVQKSMAEIRIVINGAGAAGVAIARLLRKAGADKIWMCDSKGIISNTRTDLNEEKQEFAVKAQGTLAGAVQGADVFIGVSAPGVLTPEMVKSMAKDPIVFAMANPIPEIQPELVSKDVAVIATGRSDYPNQINNVLAFPGVFRGALDCRAQTITTTMYLEAASAIASLVNPSDLHREHIIPSVFDERVVTAVAAAVQRAAREEGIARG